In a genomic window of Cytobacillus sp. FSL H8-0458:
- a CDS encoding fumarylacetoacetate hydrolase family protein, whose translation MKFITFQKPDGSIRAGWLKNEEYAVDMHEATNGVLPKTMLAFLENHEFFMEYLSSSKKLKNTDKGVYPLSDVNLMAPLPNPKSFRDFYAFEEHVKTARDNRGLDMIPEWYEIPVFYFSNHLSIKGPNEEISPPKHCEWLDYELEIACIIGKEGKDIKAAEADDYIFGYCILNDWSARDIQRKEMKVGLGPAKGKDFATSVGPYIVTKDELENFRVENGYDLLMTAKVNGTLLSEGNMQDIYYSFYEMLERASDGVTLCPGEMIGSGTVGSGCILELGTDVHRWLMPGDEVELEIGNLGILKNRIANE comes from the coding sequence ATGAAATTCATAACTTTTCAAAAACCGGATGGATCTATAAGAGCGGGCTGGCTGAAGAATGAGGAGTATGCTGTTGATATGCATGAAGCGACCAATGGTGTTCTTCCAAAAACGATGCTGGCATTCCTTGAGAATCATGAGTTTTTTATGGAATACCTGTCTTCCAGCAAAAAACTGAAGAACACCGATAAAGGGGTATATCCTTTATCCGATGTGAACTTAATGGCTCCACTGCCAAATCCAAAAAGCTTTCGGGATTTCTATGCTTTTGAAGAACACGTAAAAACGGCAAGAGATAACCGCGGACTTGATATGATACCCGAATGGTATGAAATACCCGTCTTTTATTTTTCAAATCATCTGAGCATTAAGGGTCCAAATGAAGAAATTTCGCCTCCAAAGCATTGCGAATGGCTTGATTACGAGCTCGAAATTGCCTGTATTATCGGCAAAGAAGGAAAGGATATTAAAGCTGCCGAAGCGGATGATTATATATTTGGGTATTGCATCCTGAATGACTGGAGTGCAAGAGATATTCAGCGAAAAGAAATGAAGGTAGGTCTTGGCCCTGCCAAAGGGAAGGATTTTGCCACTTCTGTCGGGCCATATATCGTTACAAAGGATGAGCTTGAGAATTTCCGTGTTGAAAATGGCTATGATTTGCTGATGACAGCAAAAGTCAACGGCACTCTTCTTTCAGAAGGGAATATGCAGGATATCTACTATTCCTTTTACGAAATGCTTGAGCGGGCTTCAGATGGTGTAACCCTCTGTCCAGGTGAAATGATAGGCTCCGGGACTGTTGGCAGCGGCTGCATCCTTGAGCTGGGCACCGATGTGCACCGCTGGCTTATGCCTGGAGATGAGGTTGAGCTTGAGATTGGCAATCTAGGAATATTAAAAAATCGAATCGCAAATGAGTGA
- a CDS encoding flavin reductase family protein: MELNPQSLEWKDAYKLMVGSILPRPIAFVTTMDTDGNVNAAPFSFFTAICADPMLICFSPMRKGTDGSKKDTLANIEATREFVINIVSEDFTEKMNICAADYPAGTDELAAAGLEKEKSAAVKPPRVKESKVHLECSLYQVLHFGEHPGSGSLVIGKVEHVHVAEELYENGRINSEKLNPIGRMAGHIYTRPMTDVFELIRKTDPR, from the coding sequence ATGGAATTAAATCCACAGAGTCTTGAGTGGAAGGACGCATATAAGCTCATGGTTGGCTCAATTCTGCCGCGTCCCATTGCGTTTGTTACCACTATGGATACAGATGGAAATGTTAATGCAGCTCCATTCAGCTTTTTTACTGCCATATGTGCAGATCCGATGCTGATTTGCTTTTCACCGATGCGAAAAGGGACAGATGGCTCTAAGAAAGATACGCTTGCTAATATTGAAGCCACCAGGGAATTCGTAATTAACATCGTCAGTGAAGACTTTACGGAAAAGATGAATATTTGTGCAGCGGATTATCCAGCTGGTACAGACGAACTGGCCGCAGCCGGTCTCGAAAAAGAAAAAAGTGCCGCTGTTAAGCCTCCCCGGGTTAAAGAGTCAAAAGTCCATTTGGAATGCAGTCTCTACCAGGTGCTTCACTTTGGAGAACACCCTGGTTCTGGAAGCCTTGTGATTGGAAAAGTGGAGCATGTGCATGTTGCTGAAGAGCTTTATGAAAATGGAAGGATCAATTCCGAAAAACTGAACCCTATTGGCCGGATGGCAGGACATATCTACACGAGGCCAATGACTGATGTATTTGAATTGATCCGAAAAACGGACCCAAGGTGA
- the hisC gene encoding histidinol-phosphate transaminase, with translation MAKIQTKSAVEKIVSYPLGSSPEEIKEKYNLMAVRKMSDNENVYGCSPEVRNSISKAMNSLYFYPDGTVSLLKRKLAGFYNVSEDNFLVSNGSEEIIRLLTRAYISPGDEAVMAQNTFPRYETNVLIEGGSAVTVPLQNGTHNLCAMYDKINEKTKMVFICNPNNPTGTIVGKSELLQFIDKVHSNILIILDEAYYEYVNSEDYPDSIPLLAQKPNLIILRTFSKIYGLAGLRVGYGIMHEEIVNDLHKVKDVFNVNHLAQAAASAALNDQDFIKDCAQKNAEEMKFLCQKLTGLPVSYFPSQTNFIYIFSQLPIADNLIVNGLVVRKMKLDGYLDAFRMTLGTREDNESALAVINKLLNEKAV, from the coding sequence ATGGCTAAAATCCAGACAAAAAGCGCCGTGGAGAAGATTGTTTCTTATCCGCTTGGCAGCTCGCCGGAAGAGATTAAAGAAAAGTACAATTTAATGGCTGTCCGGAAAATGTCTGATAATGAAAATGTGTATGGCTGTTCACCCGAAGTCAGGAACAGCATCAGCAAAGCGATGAACAGTCTTTACTTTTACCCGGATGGCACTGTTTCCCTGCTCAAACGCAAGCTGGCCGGATTCTACAATGTAAGTGAAGATAACTTTCTGGTCAGCAATGGTTCAGAAGAAATCATCCGATTGTTGACGAGAGCATACATAAGTCCCGGAGATGAAGCTGTTATGGCGCAGAATACATTTCCTCGGTATGAAACAAACGTCCTGATTGAAGGAGGCAGTGCGGTAACGGTACCGCTGCAAAATGGAACCCATAATCTATGTGCCATGTATGACAAGATTAACGAAAAAACAAAAATGGTGTTTATCTGCAATCCCAACAATCCTACAGGAACCATAGTGGGTAAATCAGAACTGCTGCAATTCATTGATAAAGTTCATTCGAATATCCTGATTATTCTTGATGAAGCATACTATGAATATGTAAATTCTGAGGATTATCCTGACTCTATTCCGCTTCTTGCACAGAAGCCTAACTTAATCATTCTAAGGACTTTCTCCAAAATCTACGGCCTTGCGGGCCTCCGTGTCGGCTATGGAATCATGCATGAGGAAATCGTGAATGACCTTCATAAGGTAAAAGATGTTTTTAATGTCAACCACCTGGCACAGGCAGCGGCTTCTGCAGCACTAAATGATCAGGACTTTATAAAGGATTGTGCTCAAAAAAATGCAGAAGAGATGAAATTTTTGTGCCAAAAACTAACTGGATTACCTGTTAGCTATTTTCCTTCCCAAACTAATTTTATTTATATTTTCAGCCAGCTTCCTATTGCAGATAACTTGATTGTAAATGGCTTGGTTGTCCGGAAAATGAAGCTTGACGGCTATCTTGATGCTTTTAGGATGACGTTAGGAACGAGAGAAGATAATGAATCGGCATTAGCGGTGATAAACAAACTTCTGAATGAAAAGGCGGTGTAG
- a CDS encoding homogentisate 1,2-dioxygenase → MFYRQMGKIPHKRHTTFKKSDGTLFREQVMGTKGFSGTQSILYHHYMPTEVAKTELIGKYVPEYEDQESLKHRHLFTDQIEKKGDALSAREYLLGNDDLLIGTINITEPMKSFYRNGDGDEMLYIHYGTGKVETMFGTLSYRPGDYVIIPIGTIYRVIPDKEQLTKVLLVESFSQITTPRRYRNEYGQLLEHSPFCERDIRGPETLETYDQKGEYEVITKTRGYLHSHILNHHPLDVAGWDGYLYPWVFNIEDFEPITGRVHQPPPVHQTFEGHNFVVCSFVPRLYDYHPEAIPAPYYHSNVNSDELLYYVEGNFMSRKGIREGSITLHPSGIPHGPHPGKTEASIGKKETLELAVMIDTFKPLKLVKNAKLIEDENYMFTWVE, encoded by the coding sequence ATGTTTTATCGCCAAATGGGGAAAATCCCGCACAAACGCCATACAACCTTCAAAAAATCGGATGGAACCTTATTCAGGGAACAGGTAATGGGGACAAAAGGTTTTTCCGGCACACAATCCATTCTTTATCATCACTATATGCCGACAGAAGTAGCAAAAACTGAACTGATCGGAAAATATGTTCCAGAGTATGAAGATCAGGAGAGCTTAAAGCATCGGCATTTGTTTACAGATCAAATTGAAAAGAAAGGGGATGCACTTTCAGCAAGGGAATATCTGCTCGGGAATGATGACCTTTTAATAGGCACCATAAATATTACTGAGCCGATGAAAAGCTTTTACCGGAATGGCGATGGAGATGAGATGCTCTACATTCACTATGGAACCGGAAAAGTTGAGACCATGTTCGGAACTTTATCCTATCGCCCGGGAGACTATGTCATTATTCCGATTGGCACTATTTACCGCGTGATTCCGGATAAAGAGCAGCTGACTAAAGTGCTCCTTGTTGAGTCTTTCAGCCAAATTACAACACCAAGAAGATACCGGAATGAGTATGGGCAGCTGCTCGAGCATAGTCCTTTTTGTGAACGGGATATTCGGGGACCGGAGACACTGGAAACATATGATCAAAAAGGAGAATATGAAGTTATCACGAAAACAAGGGGATACTTGCATTCTCATATTCTGAATCATCACCCGCTTGATGTGGCGGGCTGGGACGGCTATCTTTATCCGTGGGTCTTTAATATAGAAGATTTTGAACCGATTACCGGAAGGGTGCATCAGCCTCCGCCGGTACATCAGACATTTGAAGGACATAACTTTGTTGTGTGTTCCTTTGTTCCCAGATTATATGACTATCATCCAGAGGCCATCCCTGCCCCTTACTATCACAGCAATGTCAACAGTGATGAACTGCTGTACTATGTGGAAGGCAATTTCATGAGCAGGAAGGGGATTAGAGAAGGCTCCATAACCCTTCATCCAAGCGGGATTCCACATGGCCCTCATCCTGGAAAAACAGAAGCCAGCATAGGGAAAAAGGAAACACTTGAGCTTGCTGTTATGATTGATACATTCAAGCCGTTAAAGCTGGTGAAAAACGCTAAGCTAATTGAAGATGAAAATTACATGTTTACTTGGGTTGAATAG